GTGGCTGCCCAGTTACAGGCGCAACGTCGCATCAGCCTGGCCCGCTTGACGCAGAGCACCACCGAGCAAGCGCTGCTCATCAGCAGCCTGGTGGAAAACAACGCTCGATTGCGCCAGGAAGTGGCTCTACTGCAGGACCAACTCCGCCAGTACCAAATCGACCAGGGTCGGGGCATGATGCGGACTTTGCTGGAAGAACTCACGCGCATCCGCATTGTCAACGGCGAGGTCGAAGTGGCAGGCCCGGGAGTGGAGGTGTGGATCTTTGGGGAACTGAGCGTGCTCGATCTCCAAGACCTGGTGAACGAGGTGCGCAACACCGGTGCGGAAGGCTTGGCCATCAATGGCGTGCGGGTGGTAGCCACCACGGTCATCACTCGGCAAGGGGGGCAGATGACCGTAGACGGGGTGGCGGTGAACGTGCCCTATGTCTTGACTGCCATCGGCAATCCTGCGACCATCGAGCGCGGTTTGACCCGCATGGGCGGGGTGATAGACCTGTTGATGGCGGAGCAGGAGGGGCTGGCGATCCGGGTGGAGCAAAAGGGGGAGATTATTCTGCCCGCCTGTCAGGTGCGGCGAGGTTTCCACTACGCCCGGGTGAGGGAGTAGGGGCGACCGGTCGGTTGTGTCTACGGGAAATTTCATTTCCGGGCGGGGGCGGCGGGATATCGCAGGGGTGGCGAATGGGGGGAATCGTGAACGGCGTAACGAGGGTGAAAATCCTGGCCGGCCTCATCCTGATTCTCGTAGCGATGGCTGCCCTGAGCGCTGCGCCCGCTTATGCTGGCCAGTCGTGGGAGCAATCTCCAGATTGCGACCAGAGTATCGCCGTCTGGAGACGGCTCCCACTTGTGAATACCCGCCACCGAATAGAATTCGGTGGCTACGCCCGGGATGTGGGGGCGACCCGCGGGTCGTCTCTACCGGAAATCGCATTTCCGGGCGCGGTGGGTAGCGAAATCCCTGCGCACGCCGGTCGCCGGTGGATAAATCCACCGGCTGGTCTTGTCCAGTCCCGCTGGGACTGGGCCGCGATGAGCCGCCGTACCCATTCGCAAGCCCTCCCGCCCACCCAGATTGCCCCGACCGGATACATCTCTTACACCATCCGCCCCGAGGACATCGTCTCCCAAAGCGAGATCCTCGCCAACCCCTACTACGCCGAGAAAATCAACTCCGTCTATTGGACCCGTCCCTTCTATCAGACGGAGCGGCAAAGGCAAAGGGTAACCGAGGAGTGCGTTTTCCAGGAAACCGTCTGGCGAATCCTGGTGCGGAATGATCCGAGTCTGGCTTCCATCACCGACCCTGACCAGCGACGGCTGGAGGTGCTCAGGGTGGCGGCGGTGAACCCCGCTCTGGCGGAGAGGATGCCGGGGTTTAGGAACGAAGCGCTTCCCGATCAGGGACTTTGGCGGCAGATCGTGGTGGAGTGGCTGGAGAGGATTCAGAAGGACCACCCTCACGCCTTCCGATACTGGCTGGACAGGTGTTTGGAGGGCGCAAAGATGGATGCGGGGGTTGTGGGGACGGTCATCCATCTCCCCACCCCCGAACGGCCAACACCAAGCGCTGAAGCGCCGGAACTTTCCGGGTGGGGATTGAAATGGGATGCCGGCCGCAAAGCCTATGTCACCGTGGACAACCGCTACGGCCTGCCAGCCGGCAGCGAGGCGGCCTGGTATTTCCCAAAGATTACTTACATGGTTGACCGCGGCGATGGAAATCCGGTTAACT
This genomic interval from Chloroflexota bacterium contains the following:
- a CDS encoding DUF881 domain-containing protein, yielding MRSSVSFGGRTAQLTLAALSFVLGLFVAAQLQAQRRISLARLTQSTTEQALLISSLVENNARLRQEVALLQDQLRQYQIDQGRGMMRTLLEELTRIRIVNGEVEVAGPGVEVWIFGELSVLDLQDLVNEVRNTGAEGLAINGVRVVATTVITRQGGQMTVDGVAVNVPYVLTAIGNPATIERGLTRMGGVIDLLMAEQEGLAIRVEQKGEIILPACQVRRGFHYARVRE